A single window of Streptomyces aquilus DNA harbors:
- a CDS encoding ATP-binding protein: protein MGLRLRLRLLVLVPALFIAAILCMAAAVGTTARVHVDGWIIGAVAAVAGLAVLVSADWLAVRTAAELHRQRSEYSDSVHGWLRHFQAGVDEGRKSISDALQQIDRGERPSPPDFSTAQANPDGNPWNETEAALFQLHAETWRAVVNGRQTELTQALVYLAGGLTLLLVRALGIVTELTKQVQDPDVLYRVFDVNNLLKRMRRSAGRLAVLGGVKARTLNQPIGLVDLLRGASGEIEKYARVRMHTSTLDVQVPGFAGPDLIHLLAELEENATLCSPPDSKVVVRATRVTAGLAVEVEDRGIGMAQGELDRCNRMLADPQDTDLAEQLAQRQTGLLVVAKLARRYGIQVRLQRNLMHGVTALVVVPDKLLLWQNEPAAPSQAHAYVASTPVPAAQLTGRPGPRPSGGPRPSPAAPLPAGTAPLPYRDARPTSGQRPVASTAATAAPPLGAAPDARPRLPQRTPQATVHERAAPAEPEAAPVPLAPPDPAFVSNFTQGVHRAEQAAENSEARPPKGSAS, encoded by the coding sequence ATGGGGCTGCGCCTGCGGCTGCGGCTTCTAGTGCTCGTGCCCGCCCTCTTCATCGCGGCGATCTTGTGTATGGCGGCTGCCGTCGGCACGACGGCACGCGTCCATGTAGATGGCTGGATCATCGGGGCGGTGGCAGCAGTCGCCGGCCTGGCCGTGCTGGTCTCCGCGGACTGGCTGGCCGTTCGCACGGCGGCTGAGCTGCACCGGCAGCGCAGCGAGTACAGCGATTCAGTGCATGGCTGGCTGCGGCACTTCCAGGCCGGCGTGGACGAGGGGCGCAAGAGCATCAGCGATGCTCTGCAGCAGATCGACCGGGGCGAGCGGCCTTCCCCTCCCGATTTCTCCACGGCACAGGCGAACCCCGACGGCAACCCGTGGAATGAAACCGAGGCCGCTCTGTTCCAGCTGCACGCAGAAACGTGGCGGGCGGTGGTGAACGGGCGGCAGACGGAACTGACGCAGGCGCTTGTCTATCTGGCCGGGGGCTTGACCCTGCTGCTCGTACGCGCGCTCGGCATCGTCACAGAGCTGACCAAGCAGGTCCAGGACCCGGACGTGCTGTATCGGGTGTTCGACGTCAACAACCTGCTCAAGCGCATGCGGCGGTCGGCCGGACGGCTGGCGGTTCTGGGTGGTGTGAAGGCGCGCACGCTGAACCAGCCGATCGGGCTGGTGGACCTGCTGCGCGGGGCGTCGGGGGAAATCGAGAAGTACGCCCGGGTCCGCATGCACACCTCCACCCTGGATGTGCAGGTACCGGGCTTCGCCGGTCCCGATCTGATCCACCTGCTGGCCGAGTTGGAGGAGAACGCCACTCTCTGTTCGCCTCCGGACAGCAAGGTCGTCGTGCGGGCGACGAGGGTCACCGCAGGTCTGGCCGTGGAGGTCGAGGACCGGGGCATAGGCATGGCCCAGGGTGAACTCGACCGATGCAACCGGATGTTGGCCGATCCCCAGGACACGGACCTGGCCGAGCAACTGGCCCAGCGCCAGACCGGCCTGCTTGTGGTGGCCAAACTCGCCCGCCGGTACGGCATCCAGGTACGGCTGCAGCGGAATCTCATGCACGGCGTCACGGCGCTCGTGGTGGTGCCGGACAAACTCCTGCTCTGGCAGAACGAGCCGGCGGCACCGTCACAGGCTCACGCATACGTTGCCTCAACACCGGTCCCGGCAGCGCAACTCACGGGGCGTCCCGGTCCTCGGCCGTCCGGCGGTCCTCGGCCCAGTCCTGCGGCCCCACTCCCAGCGGGGACGGCGCCACTGCCTTACCGTGACGCGCGGCCTACCTCTGGGCAGCGGCCCGTCGCCTCGACAGCGGCCACGGCAGCGCCGCCGCTCGGCGCAGCACCTGACGCTCGCCCCCGGTTGCCGCAGCGAACACCCCAGGCAACGGTGCATGAGCGTGCGGCGCCTGCCGAGCCAGAGGCCGCCCCCGTCCCACTCGCGCCGCCGGATCCGGCCTTCGTCAGCAATTTCACCCAGGGCGTGCATCGCGCGGAACAGGCCGCGGAAAACAGCGAAGCGCGACCCCCGAAGGGGAGCGCGAGCTGA
- a CDS encoding roadblock/LC7 domain-containing protein encodes MTTDSKAVQPDVVVDELLNDLAQLPDVTGVLLGSQDGLRLAHAGPSMDGTMADRLAAVINGLYSIAHGVDDGEGRVEQVLIRKSSFLLFIMSAGSPPSVVARKAGRDPKKVESVLGVLTNTRADEGAVGFAMVDLIKRMGELLATEARVGEAPSGDGQ; translated from the coding sequence ATGACCACCGACTCGAAGGCAGTCCAGCCGGATGTGGTTGTGGACGAGCTCCTCAACGACTTGGCCCAGTTGCCCGATGTGACGGGCGTCCTGCTCGGCTCGCAGGACGGCCTGCGGCTGGCTCACGCGGGACCGAGCATGGACGGCACAATGGCGGACCGCCTGGCCGCCGTGATCAACGGCCTGTACTCGATCGCTCACGGCGTCGACGACGGCGAGGGCCGTGTCGAACAGGTCCTCATCAGGAAGAGCAGCTTCCTGCTGTTCATCATGAGTGCCGGGAGCCCGCCGTCCGTAGTGGCGCGCAAAGCGGGACGCGACCCGAAAAAGGTCGAAAGCGTGCTGGGTGTGCTGACCAACACCCGCGCGGACGAAGGAGCCGTCGGTTTCGCGATGGTCGACCTGATCAAGCGGATGGGGGAATTGCTGGCCACAGAGGCACGCGTGGGCGAGGCCCCTTCCGGTGACGGCCAGTGA
- a CDS encoding DUF742 domain-containing protein, which translates to MAAASSPAWTVEDTEAPSLYVLTGGETKPTHDLQIETLLWAEGEPPSGQPPEAEQAMALCREQPLAVAEIGALIGLPFQITRILMSRLIDIGALSAVTAAGSAALPDVALLKALRDGLLQL; encoded by the coding sequence ATGGCGGCCGCAAGCAGCCCGGCCTGGACCGTCGAGGACACCGAGGCCCCCAGCCTCTATGTCCTGACCGGCGGCGAGACCAAACCCACGCACGACTTACAGATCGAGACGCTGCTGTGGGCTGAGGGAGAACCGCCCTCCGGCCAGCCGCCGGAAGCTGAACAGGCCATGGCGTTGTGCCGGGAGCAGCCCCTGGCCGTCGCTGAGATCGGCGCCCTGATCGGGTTGCCGTTCCAGATCACCAGGATCCTCATGTCCCGGCTGATCGACATCGGTGCGCTGAGTGCCGTGACCGCCGCAGGCTCCGCCGCCCTTCCCGACGTTGCTCTCCTGAAGGCCCTTCGCGATGGACTCCTCCAGCTCTGA
- a CDS encoding GTP-binding protein codes for MDSSSSDLGLSRPLTGARPTSVKIVVAGGFGVGKTTFVGAVSEITPLRTEAVMTAASEGVDDLTLLLDKNATTVGMDFGRITFPPLNTVLMLFGTPGQTRFWFMWDELTRGALAAVVLVDTRRLDESFPAVDYFERRGLPIIVAVNEFDDACRYDPDEVSAALALPATVPVVLCDARKRADAAGVLAQLIDHALTRPPSPATVLQGAQL; via the coding sequence ATGGACTCCTCCAGCTCTGACCTCGGACTCTCACGCCCGCTCACCGGCGCGAGGCCCACCTCTGTCAAGATCGTCGTCGCCGGCGGGTTCGGCGTCGGCAAGACCACCTTTGTGGGCGCCGTCTCCGAGATCACCCCGCTGCGCACCGAGGCCGTGATGACGGCCGCCTCCGAGGGCGTGGACGACCTCACGCTGCTGCTCGACAAGAACGCGACCACCGTCGGCATGGACTTCGGCCGGATCACCTTCCCGCCGCTGAACACCGTGCTGATGCTGTTCGGCACCCCAGGGCAGACCCGGTTCTGGTTCATGTGGGACGAACTCACCCGAGGAGCCCTCGCCGCGGTTGTCCTCGTCGACACCCGCCGCCTCGACGAAAGCTTTCCCGCGGTCGACTACTTCGAGCGACGCGGCCTGCCCATCATCGTCGCAGTAAACGAGTTCGACGACGCCTGCCGCTACGACCCCGACGAAGTCTCAGCCGCTCTCGCCCTGCCGGCCACGGTCCCGGTCGTGCTGTGCGATGCCCGCAAGAGGGCGGACGCGGCCGGCGTACTCGCCCAGCTCATCGACCACGCACTCACCCGCCCACCTTCCCCTGCCACTGTCCTTCAAGGAGCACAACTGTGA
- a CDS encoding GAF domain-containing protein yields the protein MNPHAPSGLLSTVGHDVDWQSHLPEFFDPTAPPVGAFDAFAQQVAAAAGTPYAMLNWVGNEQFFLGLANPSGGELPVVGRTMPLTHGFCPHVVQRRGSLVLTDVLDFDEFAGNPVVDEIGVRVYGGAPLIDERTNHVWGTVCVVGTEPRDRSEGRPLWTLIDHYRDLFMTEFYRRTSA from the coding sequence GTGAACCCCCACGCTCCGTCCGGCCTCCTGTCCACCGTCGGCCACGACGTCGACTGGCAGAGCCACCTGCCCGAATTCTTCGACCCCACGGCTCCGCCCGTGGGCGCGTTCGACGCCTTCGCCCAACAGGTCGCCGCCGCGGCCGGCACCCCGTACGCCATGCTCAACTGGGTCGGCAACGAGCAGTTCTTCCTCGGTCTCGCCAACCCCTCCGGAGGCGAACTGCCCGTGGTGGGCCGCACCATGCCGCTGACCCACGGCTTTTGCCCGCACGTCGTCCAGCGCCGGGGCTCGCTGGTCCTGACCGACGTCCTCGACTTCGACGAGTTCGCCGGCAACCCGGTCGTCGACGAGATCGGGGTCCGCGTGTACGGGGGAGCCCCCCTCATCGACGAGCGCACGAACCATGTCTGGGGCACGGTCTGCGTGGTCGGCACCGAGCCGCGCGACCGCTCGGAAGGCCGCCCGCTGTGGACCCTCATCGACCACTACCGCGACCTGTTCATGACCGAGTTCTACCGGCGTACCAGCGCCTAG
- a CDS encoding acyl-CoA dehydrogenase family protein, whose protein sequence is MPTMSFTTPDLTPDYDALVQHFDEFAAAEVAPRVQRMESSPHSVERDLALLMAEQGWFGATIPRQYAGMHAGHLAKTLMIQSVSRASGAAGAILQASQLPISMIIHFGSDEQKALLLPQISSGDTLLSIAVTEEETGSHVLGMETTARRDGSDWIIDGSKVHIGNSHIAHIHCVVARTASAETAGSRALTAFLVEHDRDGLTVERHQPALGLHGFSFGKLTFDGVRIPEANVIGEVGDGKDIAYSSSILYGRPNLAAVSLGIHEAIMECAASFLEGRRRYNGTLADLPVLRDRIGAMKSRLMACRELAHQAVHMLDHGQSCDGELINSKYLNHKWAVESGQDAMELHGAHALRTDYPLQRLWRDVQHTYSPAGTGEVQRQRLAETELGEPPVQWSERLAAKTSLFLPTSTDA, encoded by the coding sequence ATGCCCACGATGTCGTTCACGACTCCGGATCTCACGCCCGACTACGACGCCCTGGTCCAGCACTTCGACGAGTTCGCCGCCGCGGAAGTCGCCCCCCGAGTCCAGCGCATGGAGTCCTCCCCTCACTCCGTGGAACGCGACCTGGCCCTGCTCATGGCCGAACAGGGATGGTTCGGCGCCACAATCCCCCGCCAGTACGCCGGCATGCATGCGGGACATCTCGCCAAGACGCTCATGATCCAGAGCGTGTCGCGGGCCTCGGGCGCGGCCGGCGCCATCCTGCAGGCGAGCCAGCTGCCTATATCGATGATCATCCACTTCGGCAGCGACGAGCAGAAGGCCCTGCTGCTGCCCCAGATCTCCTCCGGAGACACCCTGCTGTCGATCGCGGTAACCGAAGAGGAGACCGGCAGTCATGTACTCGGTATGGAGACCACCGCCCGCCGCGACGGCAGCGACTGGATCATCGACGGCAGCAAGGTCCACATCGGCAACAGCCACATCGCGCACATTCACTGCGTGGTGGCCCGCACCGCCTCCGCCGAGACGGCCGGTTCCCGCGCTCTGACCGCCTTCCTCGTCGAACACGACCGCGACGGACTGACCGTCGAACGGCACCAGCCTGCCCTCGGCCTGCACGGCTTCAGTTTCGGCAAGCTCACCTTCGACGGCGTACGAATACCCGAGGCCAACGTGATCGGCGAAGTGGGCGACGGCAAAGACATCGCCTACAGCAGCAGCATCCTCTACGGCCGACCCAACCTCGCCGCGGTGTCCCTCGGCATCCACGAAGCGATCATGGAATGCGCGGCCAGCTTCCTTGAGGGACGCCGCCGTTACAACGGCACCCTCGCCGACCTTCCCGTCCTGCGTGACCGGATCGGTGCCATGAAGTCCCGGCTCATGGCCTGCCGCGAACTCGCACACCAGGCCGTACACATGCTCGACCACGGCCAGAGCTGCGACGGCGAACTCATCAACTCCAAGTACCTCAACCACAAATGGGCCGTCGAATCCGGCCAGGACGCCATGGAACTGCACGGCGCCCACGCCCTGCGCACGGACTACCCCCTCCAGCGGCTCTGGCGGGACGTCCAGCACACCTACTCGCCCGCCGGAACCGGCGAGGTCCAGCGCCAACGCCTGGCCGAAACCGAACTCGGCGAGCCTCCCGTCCAGTGGTCCGAACGACTCGCGGCCAAGACCTCGCTCTTCCTCCCGACCAGCACAGACGCCTGA
- a CDS encoding endonuclease/exonuclease/phosphatase family protein, which produces MTCDGTELRVACWNLEHNGGGGQLRRLAHRVLASYRPHIVFRQELTGAWEHGKRALFEEATALGGLFPFMTAPREGRSRNPTGVMVDPQLFETVAHTDHDLPWKAICHVQVRLKGYPKTLHLASGHLCHFDPDLRATEARRLTTLADHGRTALTGMDGNSYPHRSADEVCEPLVWAEVEDPVHFQHRTIERDGVRVSDTRPSEILTGGPKAVFTDFAHHAGTALRQSGALAPTASLKRTDQGPPQRIDWILGTPDWAPALRRVEVIDTEDVRRVTDHALVIATFDLVAVQHILSTAA; this is translated from the coding sequence TTGACCTGCGACGGCACTGAACTGCGCGTGGCCTGCTGGAACCTTGAGCACAACGGAGGTGGCGGTCAACTGCGTCGTCTGGCGCACCGCGTCCTCGCCTCGTACCGGCCGCACATCGTCTTCCGGCAGGAACTGACGGGGGCCTGGGAGCACGGCAAACGCGCCTTGTTCGAGGAGGCGACCGCGCTCGGCGGCCTGTTCCCGTTCATGACGGCTCCACGCGAAGGCCGCAGTCGGAATCCGACCGGGGTGATGGTCGATCCGCAGCTGTTCGAGACGGTGGCCCATACCGATCACGATCTGCCGTGGAAGGCGATCTGCCACGTCCAGGTGCGCCTCAAGGGTTACCCCAAGACGCTTCATCTGGCGTCGGGCCACCTGTGCCACTTCGATCCCGACCTGCGCGCTACCGAAGCGCGTCGGCTCACCACCCTGGCCGACCACGGCCGCACCGCCCTGACGGGTATGGACGGCAACAGCTACCCCCACCGCAGTGCCGACGAGGTCTGCGAACCGCTTGTCTGGGCGGAAGTTGAGGATCCCGTCCACTTCCAGCACCGCACCATCGAGCGCGACGGCGTTCGCGTCAGCGACACGCGCCCGAGTGAAATCCTCACCGGCGGTCCGAAGGCCGTCTTCACCGACTTCGCCCACCACGCTGGCACCGCACTCCGGCAAAGCGGGGCGCTGGCCCCCACCGCCAGCCTGAAGCGCACGGACCAGGGCCCCCCGCAACGCATCGACTGGATCCTCGGCACCCCCGACTGGGCGCCGGCCCTTCGCCGGGTCGAGGTCATCGACACCGAAGACGTCCGACGGGTCACCGACCACGCGCTCGTCATCGCCACCTTCGACCTCGTCGCCGTGCAACACATCCTCAGCACCGCCGCATAA
- a CDS encoding DEAD/DEAH box helicase: protein MKQLQTPPPLFPHQQEAVDVLAKSLIDYGRVTAVMACGTGKTRVGAEVAGQIAETGSRHRLVVVPTLELVRQTMSEWAYQLGRQRLGRIVAVCSDREVLSAQRTGLQDELDGTDAQVANDAAQLAGLAKGPGPLTVACTYASLHILAQAQARHGMEPPDIAVIDEAHRTAGAATKAWAAIHYDGTITARRRLYLTATPRILDGEGDDVISMADECLYGPVAYRLPFATAIELGLLARYRLVVPVVTSSEVHQLLGRDDAFLRIGRTAVAAPMLAKQLAVLRAAHEHGIRRMITYHGSIAEARWFAALLPHAHALLHPDQRPPALAAEHVHGNQTVAQRRKALDRLAGQEDGLVVVSNARVLSEGVDVPAVDAVCFLSPRSTIDTIQGTGRAMRLSDRSKPKTATIMVPVFLQEDQDPETALSSTPFGPVWQTVRALASHDETLHRQLETARRSLATPAAEGRVQLGAGTEGELPDWLSFTGIPVPPDFADAITVRTVRAATTVWPEYLQAAETYRAEHGDLRVHEDYRTPTGLGLGRWIAYLRKLHQLGKLSPSQIEEWEALGMTWSVPDQKLQELILELREFKKEHGHLDVPKTYVAKKGDHTYTLGNVCASLRTSYRSGQVPDAKVEALNAEGFIWDRAAYVWNQFISDCREFMIWNGHLDIPQRHVLRGRAIGQQVSGFRSHPDRLTSEQCRELDHIGFVWDSLQFRWDLHIKAVTEFKAEHGHLNIPSSYAIEKPVLLRPRSWMNTCVQKYRQGKLKPERHQQLVTLGLAFPDPKRGQ, encoded by the coding sequence GTGAAGCAGCTCCAGACCCCTCCACCACTGTTTCCGCACCAGCAGGAGGCAGTGGACGTCCTGGCCAAGAGCCTGATCGACTACGGCCGGGTCACTGCGGTGATGGCGTGCGGGACGGGCAAGACCCGGGTGGGCGCGGAAGTCGCGGGCCAGATCGCCGAGACTGGTTCGCGGCACCGTCTGGTGGTCGTCCCCACCCTGGAACTGGTCCGGCAGACCATGTCGGAATGGGCATACCAGCTCGGCCGACAGCGGCTCGGCCGCATCGTCGCGGTCTGCTCGGACCGCGAGGTCCTCTCCGCCCAGCGCACCGGCCTTCAAGACGAACTCGACGGCACCGACGCCCAGGTCGCCAACGACGCCGCCCAGCTGGCCGGCCTCGCCAAAGGCCCCGGGCCGCTGACCGTCGCCTGCACCTACGCCAGCCTCCACATCCTGGCCCAGGCACAGGCACGCCACGGCATGGAGCCCCCGGACATCGCCGTGATCGACGAGGCCCACCGCACCGCGGGCGCCGCAACCAAAGCCTGGGCGGCCATCCACTACGACGGCACCATCACGGCGCGACGCCGTTTGTATCTCACCGCCACGCCCCGGATCCTCGACGGCGAGGGCGACGACGTCATCAGCATGGCGGACGAATGCCTGTACGGCCCGGTCGCCTACCGGCTGCCCTTCGCGACCGCCATCGAGCTCGGCCTACTGGCCCGCTACCGCCTCGTAGTACCCGTCGTCACCAGCAGCGAGGTCCACCAGCTCCTCGGCCGGGACGATGCATTCCTGCGCATCGGCAGAACCGCGGTGGCCGCCCCCATGCTCGCCAAGCAACTCGCTGTGCTGCGCGCCGCCCACGAGCACGGCATCCGGCGCATGATCACCTACCACGGCAGCATCGCCGAGGCGAGATGGTTCGCCGCCCTCCTGCCCCACGCCCACGCCCTCCTGCACCCCGACCAGCGCCCTCCCGCCCTAGCCGCCGAGCACGTTCACGGCAACCAAACCGTCGCCCAGCGACGAAAGGCGCTGGACCGGCTCGCCGGGCAGGAAGACGGCCTGGTCGTGGTCTCCAACGCCCGCGTCCTGTCGGAAGGAGTCGACGTCCCCGCCGTGGACGCGGTCTGCTTCCTCAGCCCGCGCAGCACGATCGACACCATCCAGGGCACCGGGCGGGCCATGCGGCTCAGCGACCGCAGCAAGCCCAAGACAGCGACCATCATGGTGCCGGTCTTCCTCCAAGAGGATCAGGACCCCGAAACCGCCCTGAGCTCCACTCCCTTCGGCCCCGTCTGGCAGACGGTGAGGGCCCTCGCCTCGCACGACGAGACGCTGCACCGGCAACTCGAAACCGCCCGCCGCTCCCTGGCCACCCCGGCCGCGGAGGGAAGGGTCCAGCTCGGCGCCGGTACCGAAGGAGAGCTGCCCGACTGGCTCTCCTTCACCGGTATCCCCGTGCCCCCGGACTTCGCCGACGCGATCACCGTGCGAACGGTTCGCGCGGCCACCACTGTCTGGCCCGAATACCTCCAGGCCGCCGAAACCTATCGGGCCGAGCATGGGGACCTCCGTGTCCACGAGGACTACCGCACCCCCACCGGACTGGGTCTGGGCCGCTGGATCGCGTACCTGCGCAAACTGCACCAGCTGGGTAAGCTCTCGCCTTCCCAGATCGAGGAATGGGAAGCCCTCGGGATGACATGGTCAGTTCCCGATCAGAAACTCCAGGAACTGATCCTCGAACTAAGGGAATTCAAGAAGGAACACGGCCACCTGGACGTCCCGAAGACCTACGTCGCCAAGAAAGGCGACCACACGTACACACTCGGCAACGTATGCGCCAGCCTGCGCACCTCCTACAGATCCGGCCAGGTGCCGGACGCCAAAGTCGAGGCACTCAACGCGGAGGGATTCATCTGGGACCGAGCCGCATACGTGTGGAATCAATTCATCTCGGACTGCCGCGAGTTCATGATCTGGAACGGCCATCTCGACATACCTCAGCGCCATGTCTTGCGCGGCAGGGCAATCGGACAGCAGGTCTCTGGATTCCGCTCCCACCCTGACCGCCTAACTTCTGAACAGTGCCGAGAACTCGACCACATCGGTTTCGTCTGGGACTCGCTGCAATTCCGTTGGGATCTGCACATCAAAGCAGTCACCGAGTTCAAGGCCGAGCACGGGCATCTGAACATCCCGAGCAGCTATGCCATCGAGAAGCCGGTCCTCCTGCGCCCCCGCAGCTGGATGAACACGTGCGTCCAGAAGTATCGGCAGGGAAAGCTCAAACCGGAGCGGCACCAACAACTTGTGACCCTCGGGTTAGCTTTCCCCGACCCGAAAAGGGGCCAGTGA
- a CDS encoding ABC transporter ATP-binding protein: protein MSAEPTSPATDAAAPRRLPPPPPAELRYGGRYAKNPLTDASFAKMCRRLPSVLAQTARMAWAIDRRAVLLLAGCQLAIGVSAAVLLTATSRAMRWILADGEVADRLHQALPALLVIACASAAGRVATALSSYADGRITPRLTTESDCALVAAVCRMEAAARAEDGCADRQEAAEMGVVRSHVMVQDATRFTAAVVRMVSASGVLSVLHPLLLPLLLLAVVPAGVGAVLHARVNYETHYANVGDRNVRQNLRGWATSLKFTDEIRANGMTSYLVFWYRSISERIDSRTLAAAPKMLRIVLVSSAIGGIFLVATWAGLAWLAGSGRIAPSIAATAVIAVQTALAALSQLVIYGAAMFHTSLYLADMGGFLDYAAERAPNRGEFTPSRPVEEIRLDEVVYRYPGKDTPAVAGVSLAVHSGEILAVVGENGSGKSTLTRLLAAIFLADKGIVAWNGRDVADLDPDSLWDLSGLVPQNFAQWPLSVRDNITLGQPREVGDHLVWRALEEVGLRDAVEELPDGLDTLLARELWGGTELSGGQWQRLACARALYRRSSLLILDEPTSQMDARGEHAILEEIKTIAAGRITIVVTHQLVNTKIADRIIVMEHGRIAEHGTYDELAHGGGLFAELLALSTDR, encoded by the coding sequence GTGAGCGCCGAACCCACATCCCCAGCGACTGATGCTGCGGCGCCGCGCCGGTTGCCGCCTCCGCCGCCCGCCGAGCTGCGCTACGGCGGCCGGTACGCCAAGAACCCCCTGACCGACGCGTCGTTCGCGAAGATGTGCCGACGGCTTCCCTCGGTGCTGGCGCAGACCGCGCGGATGGCCTGGGCGATCGACCGGCGAGCCGTGCTGCTGCTGGCGGGCTGTCAGCTGGCCATCGGCGTCAGCGCGGCCGTACTGCTCACCGCAACCTCCCGCGCGATGCGCTGGATCCTCGCCGACGGTGAAGTGGCCGATCGGCTCCACCAGGCGCTGCCAGCCCTGCTGGTCATCGCCTGCGCCTCGGCGGCCGGGCGGGTGGCGACCGCCCTGTCCTCGTACGCCGACGGCCGGATCACCCCGCGGTTGACCACCGAGTCCGACTGCGCCCTGGTGGCGGCGGTGTGCCGGATGGAGGCCGCCGCCAGAGCGGAGGACGGCTGCGCGGACCGGCAGGAAGCGGCGGAGATGGGGGTGGTCCGCAGCCACGTGATGGTGCAGGACGCCACCCGGTTCACCGCCGCCGTCGTGCGCATGGTCAGCGCGAGCGGGGTGCTCTCGGTACTGCACCCGCTGCTATTGCCGCTGCTGCTGCTCGCCGTCGTCCCCGCCGGCGTGGGGGCCGTCCTGCACGCCCGTGTCAACTACGAGACCCACTACGCCAACGTGGGCGACCGCAACGTCCGGCAGAACCTGCGCGGCTGGGCGACCAGCCTGAAATTCACCGACGAGATCCGCGCCAACGGCATGACCTCGTACCTGGTGTTCTGGTACCGGTCGATCTCGGAACGGATCGACTCGCGCACCCTCGCCGCGGCACCGAAGATGCTGCGGATCGTGCTGGTCAGTTCGGCGATCGGCGGCATCTTCCTCGTCGCAACCTGGGCGGGACTAGCCTGGCTGGCGGGCAGCGGACGGATCGCACCGTCCATCGCCGCGACCGCGGTCATCGCCGTGCAGACCGCACTTGCCGCCCTCAGCCAGCTCGTCATCTACGGCGCAGCCATGTTCCACACCTCCCTCTACCTCGCGGACATGGGCGGTTTCCTCGACTACGCCGCCGAACGCGCCCCCAACCGGGGCGAGTTCACGCCGAGCAGGCCGGTGGAAGAGATCCGCCTCGACGAAGTCGTCTACCGGTATCCGGGCAAGGACACCCCAGCCGTGGCGGGAGTGTCGCTGGCGGTGCACAGCGGCGAGATCCTCGCCGTGGTCGGCGAGAACGGCTCCGGGAAGTCCACCCTCACCCGGCTGCTCGCCGCGATCTTCCTCGCCGACAAGGGCATCGTCGCCTGGAACGGCCGCGACGTCGCCGACCTCGATCCCGACAGTCTCTGGGACCTGTCGGGGCTGGTGCCGCAGAACTTCGCGCAGTGGCCGCTGTCCGTCCGCGACAACATCACCCTCGGCCAGCCCCGCGAAGTGGGCGATCACCTGGTGTGGCGGGCCCTGGAGGAGGTCGGGCTGCGAGACGCCGTCGAGGAGCTGCCCGACGGCCTGGACACCCTGCTGGCCCGGGAGCTGTGGGGCGGGACGGAACTGTCGGGCGGGCAGTGGCAGCGTCTAGCGTGCGCGCGGGCGCTGTACCGCAGGTCAAGCCTGCTGATCCTGGACGAGCCGACCAGCCAGATGGATGCCCGCGGGGAGCACGCCATCCTCGAAGAGATCAAGACCATCGCGGCCGGACGGATCACGATCGTCGTGACCCACCAGCTGGTCAACACCAAGATCGCCGACCGGATCATCGTGATGGAACACGGCCGGATCGCCGAACACGGAACGTACGACGAACTCGCCCACGGCGGTGGCCTGTTCGCCGAGCTTCTGGCCCTGTCCACCGACCGCTGA
- a CDS encoding NUDIX hydrolase, with protein MRDANKNICSAGQWSLPGGHPEPGESLDDTIARELMEEAGLHIPDLVPLAVVEDTDADDRPTSRVQVYTGTWDGDPALLPLTEGIMLRFTDAEQIPYLTMDPGATAVIRHHQEGPRPDGDAPDALPLLRLRDAGTKTVPNVIGVHLYLERDGTILLGLRHPDSAYAPLEHHFLAGHCERESAIACLVREAWEEAGLVIKAEDVEFVHAVHLVDAPGAQPRLQLVFRARTWQGEPQVLEPDKCLSWSWWPADTLPEPTVAYTRAAIDGIRHGRPYTELGWA; from the coding sequence CTGCGGGACGCCAACAAAAACATCTGCAGCGCCGGACAGTGGTCGCTGCCCGGAGGCCATCCCGAGCCCGGCGAAAGCCTCGACGACACGATCGCCCGCGAACTGATGGAAGAGGCCGGCCTGCACATCCCCGACCTCGTCCCGCTCGCCGTCGTCGAGGACACAGACGCCGACGACCGGCCCACCAGCCGGGTCCAGGTGTACACCGGGACGTGGGACGGCGACCCCGCCCTGCTGCCTCTCACCGAGGGGATCATGCTGCGCTTCACCGATGCCGAACAGATCCCGTATCTGACCATGGACCCCGGCGCCACGGCCGTCATCCGCCACCACCAGGAGGGCCCACGCCCAGACGGTGATGCCCCCGACGCGTTGCCGCTGCTGCGCCTACGCGATGCTGGCACGAAGACGGTGCCGAACGTTATCGGCGTCCATCTGTACCTGGAACGGGACGGCACGATCCTGCTCGGGTTGCGGCATCCCGACTCTGCCTACGCGCCCCTGGAGCACCATTTCCTGGCCGGTCACTGCGAACGGGAATCCGCCATCGCCTGCCTGGTCCGGGAGGCTTGGGAGGAGGCCGGGTTGGTGATCAAGGCTGAGGACGTCGAATTCGTGCACGCCGTCCACCTCGTCGACGCTCCCGGCGCGCAGCCGCGCCTCCAGCTGGTCTTCCGGGCCCGAACCTGGCAGGGCGAACCCCAGGTCCTGGAGCCGGACAAGTGCCTCAGCTGGAGCTGGTGGCCCGCCGACACCCTCCCCGAGCCCACCGTCGCCTACACCCGGGCCGCCATCGACGGTATCCGGCACGGACGCCCCTACACAGAACTCGGCTGGGCCTGA